The proteins below come from a single Triticum aestivum cultivar Chinese Spring chromosome 5D, IWGSC CS RefSeq v2.1, whole genome shotgun sequence genomic window:
- the LOC123124514 gene encoding uncharacterized protein yields the protein MAHGEGPVPFNELSICQLAERHLYGPNTSEEVNPVIGQQVLAHADLTRHPRGWNVGSTLSDYSFHPQAPYPKPDHEAYTLGIRMVAKGLGWDGHTVDYVPQPNGYVEWGISILNNHSFCLKGKAENTDYIYGAIYCSLGEYEVSDSLLRSLLERWDPETNTFLFSSVTLLDMLLMSGLPSVGDPYEEYVPSIDDLEPSKLMFPNFLSGLLEEFSWLSRENGSVTFQVWCDHFHNKRERTSSFTSLREQHMYVAAFIAHWLCSYVVVGGGPYIRPGVLLMASWIVSGRKISLAPSALCSLYYSLRRISMHPVAPSYEKRLWPVHYIAGWMGLYLRKPFTDKVKGKHLLDVKQLPMQPTMVKTMFRVPVTFTPAKARIFLDDRANIFWNPYTPKNLVGVDQLQRSFTISSHQGMLPWGRATDVDDLCIAEPYHPGRVARQLTLRQQVPYAPLVSVYTKKDIGVAYVYWSHLIRSDQGEFQYLLNDAHEAFSPVAWNNWWVGFMKPFNNIFNTLRMGISNGPNYNPRKRNFLKHGEEYIVPRKLSENDFVVIKEVSARGKEEHIAALKLNGKRIMDH from the coding sequence ATGGCGCATGGTGAGGGGCCTGTTCCTTTCAATGAACTGTCGATTTGTCAGTTAGCTGAGCGGCATCTATATGGGCCTAATACTAGTGAAGAGGTCAACCCAGTGATCGGACAGCAGGTGCTCGCACATGCGGATTTGACGCGCCATCCTCGTGGTTGGAATGTGGGGTCTACTCTTAGTGACTATTCTTTTCATCCACAAGCACCTTATCCTAAACCTGATCATGAAGCCTACACCCTAGGGATCAGGATGGTAGCAAAAGGTCTAGGTTGGGATGGTCACACAGTCGATTATGTTCCGCAACCCAATGGCTATGTTGAGTGGGGCATCTCTATATTGAATAACCACTCGTTTTGTTTGAAAGGAAAAGCGGAGAACACCGATTACATATATGGGGCTATTTATTGCTCCCTCGGTGAGTATGAAGTTTCAGATTCGCTACTGAGGTCACTACTGGAAAGATGGGATCCAGAAACAAATACTTTTCTTTTTTCATCTGTGACTCTGCTTGACATGCTTCTAATGTCAGGTCTTCCTTCAGTTGGAGATCCATACGAGGAATATGTTCCCTCTATAGATGACCTAGAACCTTCAAAGCTTATGTTCCCAAATTTCTTATCTGGCCTTTTAGAAGAATTCTCTTGGCTCAGCCGCGAAAATGGAAGTGTGACTTTTCAAGTTTGGTGTGACCATTTCCATAACAAACGCGAACGCACTTCATCTTTCACCTCCCTTCGGGAACAACACATGTATGTTGCGGCTTTTATAGCCCACTGGCTTTGCTCTTACGTGGTTGTTGGTGGGGGGCCTTACATTCGTCCCGGTGTCCTTCTTATGGCCTCTTGGATCGTTTCGGGTCGCAAGATCTCTTTGGCTCCCTCAGCACTTTGTTCATTGTATTATTCTCTTCGAAGGATCAGTATGCACCCCGTTGCTCCCTCTTATGAGAAAAGACTTTGGCCAGTGCATTATATCGCGGGGTGGATGGGTCTCTATTTGAGAAAACCATTTACGGACAAAGTGAAAGGGAAACATCTTCTAGATGTTAAGCAATTGCCGATGCAACCAACCATGGTTAAAACTATGTTTCGGGTTCCCGTAACTTTCACTCCTGCTAAGGCACGCATTTTCCTTGATGACCGAGCCAATATTTTTTGGAATCCTTATACTCCAAAGAACTTGGTCGGGGTGGATCAGTTGCAAAGATCTTTCACCATTTCTTCACATCAGGGTATGCTTCCATGGGGGCGTGCTACTGATGTTGATGATCTTTGCATAGCGGAGCCATATCATCCTGGTCGAGTTGCACGACAACTTACTTTGAGACAACAAGTGCCCTATGCTCCGTTAGTCAGCGTGTACACAAAGAAGGATATTGGAGTTGCATATGTGTATTGGTCGCATTTGATACGCTCGGACCAAGGAGAGTTCCAGTACCTTCTTAACGATGCGCATGAGGCATTTTCTCCTGTGGCCTGGAACAACTGGTGGGTGGGATTTATGAAACCATTTAACAACATATTCAATACTCTTCGTATGGGCATTTCGAATGGTCCGAATTATAATCCGCGGAAACGTAATTTTCTTAAACACGGAGAGGAGTACATAGTTCCTCGCAAGCTTTCAGAAAATGATTTTGTTGTTATAAAGGAAGTCTCGGCCAGGGGTAAGGAAGAGCATATTGCAGCCCTCAAATTGAATGGCAAGAGAATTATGGACCACTGA